In the genome of Paenibacillus pabuli, one region contains:
- a CDS encoding ABC transporter substrate-binding protein, producing MRKKWLSGVMAMAMSTVLILSGCSSTNNEGTGNSPAPAEGSEPPAEVAAQDTMIMGRGGDSVALDPAIVTDGESLKIGHQVFDSLLDYKEGGTEVVPGLAESWEISADGLKYDFKLKSGVKFHDGTDFNAEAVVFNFNRWSDPASEYKFEGDSFDYYDSMFGPEDGRVIKEVKAIDETTVEFTLNQPQAPFLQNIAMTPFGIASPTAIQEKKENFKSEPVGTGPFVFKEWKRNDSITLEKNPNYWKEGLPKLNKVIVRSIPDNTARFNALQNGEIDIMEDLNPDDLSILEGNSELQKIERPPFNVSYIGFNFKKKPFDNVKVRQALNHAVNKQGIIDAFFAGQAQPAVNPMPPTLWGYNDSIEDYPYDLEKAKALLAEAGYPDGLPDPVTFYAMPVSRPYMPDGKKVAEAIQADFEKIGVTVNIESPEWATYLDDAKAGEKDDIYMLGWTGDNGDPDNFLYTLLDKDAIPGNNRSFYVNEELHTLLTSAQKETDQDKRAELYKQAQVIIKEDAPWIPLVHTTPILAGKANLKDFVPSPLGTESYANAYFE from the coding sequence ATGAGAAAAAAATGGTTATCCGGGGTCATGGCAATGGCCATGAGTACAGTGTTGATTCTGTCAGGCTGCTCCAGCACGAATAACGAGGGCACAGGCAATTCCCCTGCTCCAGCAGAAGGCAGCGAGCCTCCGGCAGAAGTGGCAGCACAGGATACGATGATTATGGGACGCGGCGGAGATTCCGTGGCGCTGGACCCGGCAATCGTTACAGATGGGGAGTCGCTGAAAATTGGCCATCAGGTATTCGACTCATTGCTGGACTACAAGGAAGGTGGAACCGAGGTTGTTCCGGGACTGGCTGAGAGCTGGGAGATTTCGGCGGATGGACTCAAGTATGACTTCAAGTTGAAGTCCGGCGTGAAATTCCACGATGGTACTGACTTCAATGCAGAGGCTGTGGTGTTTAACTTCAACCGATGGAGTGATCCGGCCAGTGAATATAAATTTGAAGGAGATTCCTTCGACTATTATGACTCCATGTTTGGTCCGGAAGACGGTCGCGTAATCAAGGAAGTGAAGGCGATTGACGAGACAACGGTCGAGTTCACCCTGAACCAGCCACAAGCGCCTTTCCTGCAAAACATAGCGATGACGCCATTCGGCATTGCAAGCCCGACCGCAATTCAGGAGAAAAAGGAAAATTTCAAGAGCGAGCCCGTAGGTACAGGCCCATTTGTATTCAAAGAGTGGAAGCGTAATGACTCCATCACCCTGGAGAAGAATCCGAATTATTGGAAAGAGGGACTGCCGAAGCTGAACAAAGTGATTGTGCGCTCCATTCCGGATAACACGGCTCGCTTCAATGCGCTGCAAAACGGCGAGATTGATATCATGGAAGACCTGAACCCGGATGATCTGTCCATCCTTGAGGGCAATAGCGAGCTGCAAAAAATAGAGCGTCCACCATTTAATGTGTCATATATTGGTTTCAACTTTAAGAAAAAACCGTTTGATAACGTGAAAGTAAGACAAGCCCTTAACCATGCGGTGAACAAACAGGGCATTATTGATGCTTTCTTTGCCGGACAAGCCCAACCAGCGGTCAACCCGATGCCGCCAACGCTTTGGGGGTATAACGACAGTATTGAGGACTACCCATATGATCTGGAAAAAGCAAAAGCATTACTGGCCGAAGCCGGCTATCCTGACGGATTGCCTGACCCGGTAACGTTCTATGCCATGCCGGTATCCCGACCGTATATGCCTGACGGCAAGAAGGTAGCCGAAGCGATCCAGGCCGATTTCGAGAAAATCGGAGTAACTGTCAACATTGAATCACCAGAGTGGGCGACCTACTTGGATGATGCCAAAGCCGGGGAGAAAGACGACATTTACATGCTCGGCTGGACTGGTGATAACGGTGACCCGGATAACTTCCTGTACACGCTGCTCGATAAGGATGCCATCCCTGGCAACAACCGCAGCTTCTATGTAAACGAAGAATTGCATACGCTGCTCACGAGTGCGCAGAAAGAAACGGATCAGGACAAACGTGCGGAATTGTACAAGCAGGCGCAAGTGATTATTAAGGAAGATGCGCCGTGGATTCCACTGGTGCACACCACACCTATTTTGGCGGGGAAAGCGAACCTGAAAGATTTTGTACCGTCCCCACTGGGCACGGAATCCTATGCCAATGCTTATTTTGAGTAA
- a CDS encoding ABC transporter permease produces the protein MNSYIVKRVLVLLPVLLGMTLIVFSIIHAIPGDPAETILGQKATEQSKQALRDQLGLDKPWFQQYFAYLGDLFKGDLGTSIRTKVPIAQEIVPYLTATLELTMASMLFAIIIGVNAGIVSAWKHNSWFDYCCMVIALVGVSMPIFWLGLMEQWLFANKLHWLPSIGRMNARDPIEAITGLYVLDTMIAGRWDQLWTVTKHLLLPSIALGTIPMAVIARMTRSSMLEVMSSDYIRTAKAKGLGPFFVVYGHALKNAFIPVLTVIGIQTGSLLGGAVLTETIFAWPGVGRYIYEAISSRDYPVIQSGILIVAFFFVVINLIVDLLYAVFDPRISYK, from the coding sequence GTGAACAGTTACATCGTCAAACGTGTACTTGTGTTACTGCCCGTGCTGCTGGGCATGACCTTGATCGTCTTTTCCATTATCCACGCCATTCCGGGTGATCCGGCAGAGACCATACTCGGGCAAAAGGCTACCGAACAATCCAAGCAAGCGCTGCGTGACCAGCTCGGTCTTGACAAACCATGGTTTCAACAATATTTCGCTTATTTGGGCGATCTGTTTAAGGGAGATCTGGGCACATCCATCCGTACCAAGGTCCCCATTGCCCAGGAAATTGTGCCCTATCTGACGGCAACCCTCGAATTAACGATGGCGAGTATGCTATTTGCGATCATCATTGGTGTGAATGCTGGAATCGTCAGTGCGTGGAAACATAACTCGTGGTTTGATTACTGCTGCATGGTCATTGCTTTGGTGGGTGTATCGATGCCAATCTTCTGGCTTGGATTGATGGAACAGTGGCTGTTTGCAAATAAACTGCACTGGCTGCCGTCCATCGGCAGGATGAATGCGCGTGATCCGATTGAAGCCATTACAGGCTTGTATGTGTTGGATACGATGATTGCCGGACGCTGGGATCAGCTGTGGACAGTAACAAAACATTTGCTGCTGCCAAGTATTGCACTCGGAACAATTCCGATGGCCGTTATTGCTCGGATGACGCGTTCCAGTATGCTCGAAGTAATGAGTTCGGATTATATCCGTACCGCGAAGGCAAAGGGACTTGGCCCGTTTTTCGTTGTATATGGACATGCGCTGAAAAATGCGTTTATTCCCGTGCTCACCGTCATTGGCATACAGACCGGATCTTTGCTGGGGGGAGCCGTACTGACTGAAACGATCTTTGCCTGGCCCGGTGTCGGTCGCTATATATATGAAGCAATTAGTTCGCGGGACTATCCGGTGATTCAGAGCGGCATTCTGATCGTGGCATTTTTCTTCGTAGTGATCAACCTGATTGTGGACTTGCTGTACGCCGTATTCGATCCTCGGATTAGTTATAAGTAG
- the nikC gene encoding nickel transporter permease, with the protein MAKLSTNTGASMDAASAPASGPWREAWRTFRKNRLALAGLIIIVFFILLAFAAPYIAPYDYKEQVLTDRLQAPSAEHWFGTDDLGRDVFSRVLHGARISLWVGFFSVIGSIIAGALLGLIAGFYGKWTDMLISRLFDILLAFPAILLAIAIVAILGPSLQNALLAIAIVNIPTYGRLVRSRVLSLRQEEFITSARTLGAGNMRILFRHILPNSLTPLIVQGTLGIGTAIIEAAALGFLGMGAQPPDPEWGKMLSDSRQFLQKAPWTLIFPGLSIMFTVLGFNLLGDGLRDTLDPKMAKK; encoded by the coding sequence ATGGCCAAATTATCGACCAATACCGGAGCATCCATGGACGCCGCGTCGGCACCTGCATCAGGTCCATGGCGGGAAGCGTGGAGAACGTTTCGGAAAAATAGGCTTGCGCTGGCAGGCTTGATCATTATCGTTTTTTTTATCCTGCTGGCCTTTGCTGCCCCGTACATTGCCCCATATGATTACAAAGAGCAGGTACTCACAGATCGTCTGCAAGCCCCTTCGGCAGAGCATTGGTTTGGTACCGATGATCTGGGGCGTGACGTTTTCTCCAGAGTGCTGCACGGAGCGCGTATTTCATTGTGGGTTGGCTTCTTTTCTGTTATTGGCTCTATTATTGCGGGCGCATTGCTCGGTCTGATTGCCGGCTTTTATGGAAAATGGACAGACATGCTCATATCACGTTTGTTCGATATCCTGCTCGCTTTCCCGGCTATCCTGTTAGCAATCGCCATTGTGGCGATTCTCGGTCCGTCTTTGCAAAATGCACTGCTCGCGATCGCGATCGTGAACATCCCGACCTACGGACGACTGGTGCGTTCCAGGGTACTTAGCTTGAGACAGGAGGAATTCATAACATCGGCACGTACGCTGGGGGCTGGCAATATGCGCATTCTGTTCCGGCACATCTTGCCCAATAGCCTTACCCCGCTTATTGTACAAGGCACACTCGGGATTGGAACAGCGATTATTGAAGCGGCTGCGCTTGGATTCCTCGGCATGGGGGCACAACCACCCGACCCGGAATGGGGCAAAATGCTGTCGGATTCCCGCCAGTTTCTGCAAAAAGCACCGTGGACGCTTATTTTCCCCGGACTTTCCATCATGTTCACTGTGCTTGGTTTCAACTTGCTCGGGGACGGCCTGCGCGATACTTTGGATCCAAAGATGGCGAAAAAGTAG
- the htpG gene encoding molecular chaperone HtpG: MAKKEFQAESKRLLDMMINSIYTQREIFLRELISNSSDAIDKIYYKALTDDTLVFNKEDYYIKLTIDKENRTLTLTDTGIGMTQEELENNLGVIAKSGSLAFKKENEAKDGHNIIGQFGVGFYSAFMVADKLTVTSKTLGSDEAWKWESEGADGYTISPAEKDFVGTEIVLTIKQNTEEDSYDEFLEEYRLRSIIKKYSDFIRYPIKMDVTGQRPKEGTENEFEEYKEEQTVNSMVPIWRKNKSELTEEDYNNFYMEKRYGFDKPLKHLHISADGAVVYNAILFIPENTPFDYYTKEYEKGLELYSNGVLIMDKCGDLLPDYFGFVKGMVDSEDLSLNISREMLQHDRQLSLIAKNIKNKIKSQLQSLLKDERENYEKFYQAFGRQLKYGVYSDYGVNKDTLQDLLLFSSSKEKKLVSLDEYVSRMPEDQKYIYYASGESIERIEKLPQIEGVLDKGYEVLYFTDDIDEFAIKMITNYKEKEFKSISSGDLGIEDSADKEETDAQDNDNKELFEAMQAQLGGKVKAVKASKRLRSHPVCLSTEGELTIEMEKILKAMPNSENVQADKVLEINVNHDVFKSLKDAFAQDKEKLSLYTSLLYHQALLIEGLPIQDPVEFTNDICKVMV, translated from the coding sequence ATGGCTAAAAAAGAATTTCAGGCTGAATCCAAACGCTTGCTGGATATGATGATCAACTCCATTTACACCCAAAGAGAAATCTTTTTGAGAGAACTGATCTCCAACTCCAGCGACGCCATTGACAAAATATATTACAAAGCACTCACGGACGACACACTCGTTTTCAACAAAGAGGACTACTACATCAAGCTCACGATCGACAAAGAGAATCGTACGCTTACACTGACCGATACAGGAATCGGGATGACCCAGGAAGAGCTGGAGAACAATCTGGGGGTTATTGCGAAGAGTGGCTCGCTGGCGTTCAAGAAAGAGAATGAAGCCAAAGACGGCCACAACATCATTGGACAATTCGGGGTTGGTTTCTACTCGGCATTTATGGTGGCGGACAAACTGACGGTAACGAGTAAAACGCTGGGCAGCGACGAAGCATGGAAATGGGAATCCGAAGGCGCGGATGGGTACACGATCTCTCCAGCCGAGAAAGATTTCGTGGGTACGGAAATCGTCCTGACGATCAAACAAAATACCGAAGAAGATTCGTATGACGAATTTTTGGAAGAGTACCGCCTGAGATCCATCATCAAGAAATACTCTGACTTCATTCGCTACCCAATCAAGATGGATGTGACAGGTCAGCGTCCTAAGGAAGGTACAGAGAACGAGTTCGAAGAATACAAAGAAGAGCAAACCGTGAACAGCATGGTGCCGATCTGGCGCAAAAATAAAAGCGAATTGACCGAAGAAGACTACAACAACTTCTATATGGAAAAACGCTACGGTTTTGACAAACCGCTCAAACATCTGCACATCAGCGCGGATGGCGCAGTGGTATATAATGCAATCCTGTTTATCCCGGAGAACACACCGTTTGATTATTATACAAAAGAGTATGAAAAAGGCCTCGAACTGTACTCTAACGGTGTATTAATTATGGACAAATGCGGCGATCTGCTGCCAGATTACTTCGGATTTGTAAAAGGTATGGTCGATTCGGAAGACCTGTCCCTGAACATCTCCCGTGAAATGCTGCAGCATGACCGTCAGCTGAGCCTGATCGCGAAAAATATCAAGAACAAAATCAAGAGCCAACTGCAAAGCCTGCTCAAAGACGAGCGTGAGAACTACGAGAAGTTCTACCAAGCGTTTGGCCGTCAGCTGAAGTATGGCGTATACAGCGATTATGGTGTGAACAAAGATACCCTGCAGGATCTGCTCTTGTTCTCTTCTTCCAAAGAGAAGAAGCTGGTAAGCCTGGACGAGTACGTTTCCAGAATGCCGGAAGATCAGAAGTACATCTATTACGCGTCCGGTGAATCTATTGAACGGATTGAGAAGCTGCCACAAATCGAGGGTGTACTCGATAAAGGCTATGAAGTCTTGTACTTCACCGACGACATTGATGAGTTCGCAATCAAAATGATCACGAATTACAAAGAGAAAGAATTCAAGTCCATCTCCAGCGGTGACCTGGGTATCGAGGACAGTGCAGACAAAGAAGAAACAGACGCACAGGACAACGACAACAAAGAGTTGTTCGAAGCGATGCAAGCGCAGCTTGGCGGCAAAGTAAAAGCTGTCAAAGCTTCCAAACGCCTGAGAAGCCACCCGGTATGTTTGTCCACTGAAGGCGAGCTGACGATTGAGATGGAGAAAATCCTGAAAGCTATGCCGAACAGCGAAAATGTACAGGCGGATAAAGTGCTGGAAATCAACGTCAATCACGATGTCTTCAAATCCTTGAAAGACGCATTTGCACAGGATAAAGAAAAGCTGAGCCTATACACAAGCTTGCTATACCATCAAGCATTGCTGATCGAAGGACTTCCAATTCAAGACCCGGTAGAGTTCACCAACGATATCTGCAAAGTAATGGTGTAA
- a CDS encoding deoxyguanosinetriphosphate triphosphohydrolase family protein — translation MQWNDLREHRQYPELTKLDGARAAYERDYSRLIHSPTFRRLQGKSQVFGAGTGDYYRTRLTHSLEVAQIAREAARSLLRRYPEVELNQADSPGLIIDSEVVECAAIAHDFGHPPFGHKGEEVLDGILDDLINTEAKKMMKKNRGAKSPQPESEIRAELKRKYEHFEGNAHNFRLIMFLEKREDIDGLNLSDAVLLGINKYPYPGTESKKGMYHHEWQYIREIRDRWDIPSGKKTLEAQLMDLCDDIAYSAHDLEDGIKAGKIEVHEHFLQDPHINRLIVDKITTLEDLFWNGWTREAIGKKVEEVLASFLRIWNEKMPFCEHDYSRTRREVKAYWVSLFVASLGVIDDGDWKKVTFVREGAEDLDMLRTVSVLKSFAWVTMIRDLRVQRLQKRSEWMIKRLWDAFLDPETSKSIIPSDWLQRYEKDQAKANPIWTWEHMVIDYIAGMTDAFAEKIYNELYGLKVGSIYDLD, via the coding sequence ATGCAATGGAACGATCTGAGAGAACATAGACAATATCCTGAACTAACGAAGCTGGATGGGGCTCGTGCCGCTTATGAGCGCGACTATTCCAGACTGATACATTCACCGACCTTCCGTCGGCTGCAAGGAAAATCGCAGGTGTTTGGTGCAGGAACGGGCGATTATTATCGCACACGATTGACGCATTCCCTGGAGGTGGCGCAGATTGCGCGAGAAGCAGCAAGAAGCTTGCTGCGTCGATATCCCGAGGTGGAATTGAACCAAGCAGACAGCCCTGGACTGATTATCGATTCGGAAGTGGTGGAGTGTGCCGCGATTGCGCATGACTTCGGTCACCCGCCTTTTGGGCATAAAGGAGAAGAAGTGCTGGATGGAATCCTCGATGATCTAATCAACACCGAGGCCAAGAAAATGATGAAGAAAAATCGTGGTGCCAAATCCCCTCAACCGGAATCAGAGATTCGTGCAGAGTTGAAGCGGAAATATGAACATTTTGAAGGTAATGCGCATAACTTCCGCCTCATTATGTTTCTGGAAAAAAGGGAAGATATCGATGGGCTGAACCTGTCGGATGCGGTGCTGCTGGGCATCAACAAGTACCCGTATCCGGGTACGGAGAGCAAGAAAGGCATGTATCACCATGAATGGCAGTATATCCGCGAGATTCGCGATCGTTGGGACATTCCCTCTGGCAAAAAGACGCTTGAAGCGCAGCTGATGGATCTTTGCGATGATATTGCGTATTCCGCACATGATCTGGAAGATGGCATCAAAGCAGGCAAAATCGAAGTACACGAGCATTTCCTGCAAGATCCGCATATCAATCGACTGATTGTGGATAAGATTACGACATTAGAGGATCTGTTCTGGAACGGATGGACAAGGGAAGCGATTGGCAAAAAAGTCGAAGAAGTCCTCGCTTCGTTCCTGCGCATCTGGAATGAGAAGATGCCGTTCTGCGAGCATGACTACTCTCGTACCCGCCGTGAGGTCAAGGCTTACTGGGTCAGCCTTTTTGTCGCCAGCCTGGGCGTTATTGATGACGGGGACTGGAAGAAGGTGACGTTTGTCCGTGAAGGTGCCGAGGATCTCGATATGCTGCGTACGGTAAGTGTGCTCAAGAGCTTTGCCTGGGTGACCATGATTCGTGACCTGCGTGTGCAAAGGCTGCAAAAGCGCAGCGAATGGATGATCAAGCGTCTGTGGGATGCTTTCCTTGATCCGGAAACGTCAAAGTCCATTATTCCATCCGATTGGCTGCAACGCTATGAGAAGGATCAGGCGAAGGCGAATCCAATCTGGACATGGGAGCATATGGTGATCGATTATATTGCCGGGATGACGGACGCTTTTGCCGAGAAAATCTACAATGAACTATACGGCCTCAAGGTCGGTTCCATCTACGATCTGGATTAG
- a CDS encoding MsnO8 family LLM class oxidoreductase: MRRLGANISGKYNLGVLDLVPRLNGATAEQALQQSVTLAKHAEEWGYSRYWTSEHHDMDELASASPEVLLAHIGARTNTIQLGSGAVLLPHYSPLKVAESFRLLAALYPGRVELGLGRAPGGGPHATMALSGNYLQHVSKLPESLAALTELLEDRYTYEEHPVTARPIPETPLSLWMLGTNVKSAEFAARFGMGYVFGQFMSDADGTEAVRRYREGFIPSATRKEPEVMVAVSVLCAEKQEDAVTWSREMAERRRAVGKEISTQSDNVSISTSTNDKTDANENEVQRHYAGTPEQVWNQLQQVCQRLNTDRVLVVTTGPDYERRLASYKLLMNA, encoded by the coding sequence ATGAGACGCTTGGGTGCGAACATCAGTGGAAAATACAATCTGGGCGTACTTGACCTTGTTCCAAGGCTGAACGGCGCTACAGCAGAACAGGCGCTTCAACAATCCGTTACACTTGCGAAGCATGCTGAAGAGTGGGGCTATTCAAGGTACTGGACGTCTGAGCACCATGACATGGATGAACTTGCATCAGCATCACCGGAAGTGCTGCTTGCCCATATTGGCGCGCGAACGAACACGATTCAGCTTGGCTCCGGTGCCGTACTGTTACCGCATTATAGCCCGCTTAAGGTAGCAGAGTCGTTCCGACTGCTGGCGGCGCTCTACCCGGGACGGGTTGAACTCGGTTTGGGACGAGCTCCTGGGGGTGGCCCGCATGCAACGATGGCCTTGAGTGGCAATTACTTGCAGCATGTGTCCAAGCTGCCAGAATCACTCGCGGCACTGACCGAATTGCTGGAAGACCGTTACACTTATGAGGAACATCCGGTGACGGCCCGCCCGATTCCGGAGACTCCGTTATCCTTATGGATGCTGGGGACCAACGTAAAGAGTGCTGAGTTTGCCGCCCGTTTTGGCATGGGGTATGTATTTGGACAATTCATGAGTGATGCGGATGGTACAGAGGCTGTGCGGCGTTACCGGGAGGGCTTTATCCCCAGCGCCACAAGGAAAGAGCCTGAGGTTATGGTTGCTGTCAGTGTGCTGTGTGCGGAGAAGCAGGAAGATGCGGTGACCTGGAGCCGCGAAATGGCGGAGAGACGCAGAGCTGTTGGAAAAGAAATTTCAACGCAGTCTGACAATGTCAGCATAAGTACCAGCACCAACGACAAGACCGATGCCAATGAGAATGAGGTACAACGGCATTATGCCGGTACACCTGAACAGGTCTGGAACCAGCTGCAGCAGGTGTGCCAAAGGCTGAATACGGATCGGGTGCTTGTAGTAACAACTGGACCGGATTACGAGAGAAGGTTGGCCTCCTACAAGTTACTGATGAACGCATAA
- a CDS encoding methyl-accepting chemotaxis protein, which yields MFSRFRIKSIGLRISIAFYLLILCLILLSVTIVIQMNSMEKNTNMITNNWMPSIQQINRLNYTTEHILSLSYRHYDAQAGAKADLAEERTKYIRETAQAIKIYDQQDKAAEEQEHWEALKTKWEAYLKINTQAIKLSDEGQEQLAKEVSEKGAASFDSMQVHLDFLVEYNQEQSDLSAAQTIRSVQDGRIIIIIGVLVMIMITAIVIPIIRSQVIKPLLRVISAVKLIAEGQLNVQDIHTKHEDEVGVLAKAVNDMKGNLTSMVLNVRRIAEAVNRQSSELAISSEEVKIGSRQIALTMEESAKAAESQAGTAVESARTVEELNAHILQHSEQGNQLRLMSDLILKQGLNGRESMEQSVNQMQQIAGVVSSSMNKMEQLDRKNENISQLVQVIHDIARQTNLLALNASIEAARAGESGRGFAVVAAEVRKLSEAVRTSVEEITVITEDIQKDSQGVVEELRTGVLETERGQQQVRNSGNLFRTISESVEGMVQVIGTMTDGLKGMQEASGRMHQFSQQISAVSEESAAGVEEVSASAEEQVSSMETISGNINTLKELSEDLLASIEKLKI from the coding sequence ATGTTCAGCAGATTCAGGATCAAGAGTATCGGTCTGCGTATCAGCATCGCGTTCTATTTATTAATCCTCTGTTTAATTCTTCTTAGTGTCACAATTGTTATACAAATGAACTCGATGGAAAAAAACACGAATATGATCACCAATAACTGGATGCCTTCCATCCAGCAAATTAACCGTTTGAATTATACAACAGAGCATATCTTGTCATTGAGCTATCGCCACTATGATGCACAGGCAGGGGCCAAAGCGGACCTCGCTGAAGAGCGCACCAAATACATTCGTGAAACGGCTCAGGCTATTAAAATATATGATCAGCAGGACAAGGCAGCTGAAGAACAAGAACATTGGGAAGCGCTAAAGACGAAGTGGGAAGCTTACCTTAAAATCAACACGCAAGCCATCAAGCTGAGTGACGAAGGTCAGGAACAACTGGCTAAGGAAGTATCCGAAAAAGGAGCAGCTTCCTTTGATTCGATGCAAGTCCATCTGGATTTTCTGGTGGAATACAATCAGGAGCAGTCCGATCTCTCAGCGGCTCAGACAATTCGATCCGTTCAGGATGGCCGAATTATTATTATCATTGGTGTTCTGGTGATGATTATGATTACAGCAATAGTAATTCCGATCATCCGTTCACAAGTTATTAAACCGCTGCTACGGGTGATCAGTGCCGTGAAACTGATTGCGGAAGGTCAATTAAATGTCCAGGACATACATACCAAACATGAAGACGAAGTTGGTGTACTTGCCAAAGCCGTGAATGACATGAAAGGTAATCTGACCTCCATGGTACTGAATGTCAGACGAATCGCTGAAGCTGTCAACCGCCAAAGCAGCGAATTGGCCATTTCCTCTGAAGAGGTGAAGATCGGCAGTCGCCAAATTGCTCTAACGATGGAAGAGTCGGCAAAAGCGGCAGAGAGTCAGGCGGGAACGGCTGTTGAATCCGCCCGCACCGTCGAGGAATTGAATGCACATATTCTGCAACATTCGGAGCAGGGGAACCAGCTCCGGCTGATGTCAGACCTCATTCTGAAACAAGGGCTGAACGGTCGGGAGTCCATGGAGCAATCCGTGAATCAGATGCAGCAGATTGCTGGTGTAGTCTCGTCTTCCATGAACAAGATGGAGCAGCTTGACCGCAAAAACGAAAACATCTCACAGTTGGTTCAAGTCATTCATGACATTGCGCGCCAAACTAACCTGCTCGCATTGAACGCTTCTATTGAAGCTGCCCGTGCAGGAGAGAGCGGACGCGGATTTGCAGTCGTTGCAGCAGAAGTGCGGAAGTTGTCGGAAGCCGTTCGGACATCTGTAGAAGAGATTACTGTCATCACGGAGGATATTCAGAAGGATTCCCAGGGTGTAGTCGAGGAATTGCGAACAGGTGTACTGGAGACAGAGCGTGGACAACAGCAAGTACGTAATTCCGGCAATCTGTTCCGCACCATTAGTGAGTCGGTGGAAGGTATGGTTCAGGTCATTGGTACAATGACAGATGGTTTGAAGGGGATGCAGGAAGCGAGCGGACGCATGCATCAGTTCAGTCAACAAATTTCGGCAGTATCGGAGGAATCCGCAGCCGGCGTAGAAGAAGTGTCAGCGTCGGCCGAAGAACAGGTGAGTTCAATGGAAACGATTAGCGGCAATATTAACACATTGAAAGAATTGTCCGAAGATCTGCTTGCTTCCATTGAAAAATTAAAAATATAA
- a CDS encoding TRM11 family SAM-dependent methyltransferase: protein MSSKITKDSVVGSYVYTFACHENERALCELELGTMLVPGTDLDSRDHAYVRSNRCIPPGRSPFIRGRLDVMAEADTVAGLKPAASQIELSSGETFKVVCLKEGDDMPDYAHSRLMERELGMCIKGKAMMKQPDVTFGLMHGNGRWLFGQWTEADRSWQTHHQKPQNYSTGLGVTLARALVNIAIPQVQGHQLLDPCCGMGTVIIEALSMGIEARGNDLNPLAVQGARINLPHYGYDPARITLGDMNDLEGFYDAAILDMPYNLCSVLPDEEQLAMLTSLKRLAGRAVIVSTEWVEGHILDAGWNIDQYRTVSKGTFIRHIWLCT, encoded by the coding sequence TTGAGCTCTAAAATCACCAAAGATTCAGTTGTCGGAAGTTACGTATATACCTTTGCTTGCCATGAGAATGAACGTGCCCTGTGTGAACTGGAGTTGGGAACAATGCTCGTTCCTGGCACAGATCTTGATTCACGCGACCATGCCTATGTTCGTTCCAATCGATGTATTCCACCAGGGAGAAGTCCTTTTATCCGGGGCAGGCTGGATGTGATGGCCGAAGCCGATACAGTGGCAGGTCTTAAGCCTGCCGCTTCACAAATCGAACTGTCATCTGGTGAAACGTTCAAGGTTGTCTGCCTGAAAGAGGGCGATGATATGCCGGATTACGCACATTCCCGTTTGATGGAAAGAGAGCTCGGCATGTGCATTAAAGGAAAAGCGATGATGAAACAGCCTGACGTGACTTTTGGACTAATGCATGGGAATGGTAGATGGCTCTTCGGTCAATGGACAGAAGCCGACCGCTCGTGGCAAACCCATCATCAGAAGCCGCAAAATTATTCCACAGGCCTTGGTGTTACATTGGCCAGAGCGTTGGTGAATATTGCTATTCCGCAAGTGCAGGGACATCAGTTGCTCGATCCTTGCTGCGGGATGGGGACCGTTATCATTGAGGCGTTGTCGATGGGGATTGAGGCCAGAGGAAATGATTTAAACCCTTTGGCAGTACAAGGTGCGCGCATTAATCTTCCTCATTATGGGTATGATCCAGCCAGGATTACCCTCGGAGATATGAATGATCTGGAAGGTTTCTACGATGCAGCCATACTGGACATGCCATATAATCTCTGTTCTGTTCTTCCCGATGAGGAACAACTTGCCATGTTGACGAGTTTGAAGAGACTTGCAGGACGAGCAGTAATCGTTTCCACCGAATGGGTGGAGGGGCACATTCTGGATGCCGGATGGAACATCGATCAGTATCGAACCGTGAGCAAAGGGACGTTTATACGTCACATTTGGCTGTGCACCTAG